The following are from one region of the Dromaius novaehollandiae isolate bDroNov1 chromosome 26, bDroNov1.hap1, whole genome shotgun sequence genome:
- the ANXA4 gene encoding annexin A4 — translation MATIKGISSFSAEQEAQALRKAMKGFGTDEDAIIETLTKLNVSQRQQVLITYKTTIGRDLIDDLKSELSGNFERVIIGMMTPTTMYDVHELRRAVKGAGTDEGCLIEILASRTNEEIRRINENYKLQYGCTLEEDIVSDTSSMFRRVLVSLSTGNRDEGAYVDGALAQQDAQCLYEAGEKKWGTDEAQFMSILCTRNRSHLLRVFDEYRKIANKDIVDSIKSEMSGDLEDALLAVVKCTRNKPAYFAERLHKSMKGLGTDDNTLIRVMVSRSEIDMLDIRREFLTMYGKSLYSFIKGDTSGDYKKVLLKLCGGDD, via the exons ATG GCAACAATCAAGGGAATTTCAAGTTTCAGCGCTGAGCAAGAAGCACAGGCATTAAGGAAAGCAATGAAGGGATTTG GTACGGATGAAGATGCCATCATCGAGACCTTGACCAAACTGAACGTTTCCCAACGCCAGCAAGTTCTAATCACCTATAAAACTACTATTGGCAGG GATTTGATTGATGACTTGAAGTCCGAGCTGAGTGGGAATTTTGAGAGGGTGATCATTGGGATGATGACTCCCACCACCATGTACGACGTGCACGAACTGAGGAGGGctgtgaag GGGGCAGGAACAGATGAGGGTTGCCTGATTGAAATTCTGGCTTCTCGCACAAATGAAGAGATCCGGCGCATTAATGAGAACTACAAACTTC AATATGGCTGTACCCTTGAAGAGGACATTGTCTCCGATACATCTTCCATGTTTCGAAGAGTCCTCGTGTCCCTCTCGACG GGAAACAGAGATGAGGGAGCATATGTGGATGGTGCCCTtgctcagcaagatgctcag TGCCTGTATGAAGCTGGGGAGAAGAAATGGGGAACGGATGAGGCACAATTTATGTCCATCCTCTGTACACGGAACAGAAGTCACCTACTAAGAG TTTTTGATGAATACAGAAAGATTGCTAATAAGGACATAGTGGACAGCATTAAATCTGAGATGTCAGGAGACCTTGAAGATGCTTTACTAGCTGTGG TAAAGTGCACACGGAATAAACCTGCATATTTTGCTGAAAGATTGCATAAATCCATGAAG GGCTTGGGAACAGATGACAATACGCTGATCCGAGTGATGGTGTCCCGCTCTGAAATAGACATGTTGGATATCAGAAGGGAATTCCTGACCATGTATGGGAAATCTCTCTACTCCTTCATTAAG GGAGACACCTCAGGAGATTATAAGAAAGTTCTGCTCAAACTCTGTGGTGGGGACGATTAA